Proteins from one Podospora pseudoanserina strain CBS 124.78 chromosome 1, whole genome shotgun sequence genomic window:
- the ACU17 gene encoding Bifunctional NAD(P)H-hydrate repair enzyme (BUSCO:EOG092652TN; EggNog:ENOG503P3VX; COG:S) — protein MRSTARALMAAAMQSGNSLKPTPMALLPPIYLYRRLLRAHRKHLPAEMRLLGDEYVKAEFRAHRSVENPVHLIGFLTEWQLYAQKIEGDAWRGEKLDEGKIQKMSDEQIGQLYELMQAIQKRGTEGDES, from the exons ATGAGATCAACAGCACGAGCTCTCATGGCAGCAGCCATGCAATCGGGGAACAGCCTAAAGCCAACGCCGATGGCGCTCCTGCCGCCGATTTATCTCTACCGGAGGCTGCTGAGGGCGCACAGGAAGCACTTGCCTGCGGAaatgaggttgttgggggatgAGTATGTCAAGGCGGAGTTTAGGGCGCACAGGAGCGTGGAGAATCCGGTTCATTTG ATCGGATTCTTGACTGAGTGGCAGTTGTATGCTCAAAAGATTGAGGGTGAtgcttggaggggggagaagttggatGAGGGGAAGATTCAGAAGATGAGtg ACGAGCAAATTGGACAATTGTATGAGCTTATGCAGGCGATACAAAAGAGGGGGACGGAGGGAGATGAGTCGTAG
- a CDS encoding hypothetical protein (COG:I; EggNog:ENOG503NXNH) produces the protein MVGRLRMSTTEALKAYDDCAASIFNKKNRKTGQVSDKKIPQLKALTRDYLGGDSLFLSDRSKAMGIPSSFFIGRQDVLNKIDQVFCERDTGGVPRREFLLWGIGGVGKSEVALKAAENLDGRFKYIFYVDGSERSTIIHSYAEISRRYNLGGTNPETMFHMALEWMGRLADEWLLIFDDCNLRKGNIVYTSRFNGLEHNFPAHLVYHVEPLAERDAVELLLGASGLLDVTSDSDEAGPTVPPRRAPTGEETALANEIVHELSCMPVCVDKAAAAIRERGIELDVYLKELCTQKVRVATDPRFKNTSVETQAAYATLELSYDQITAIRHRAGRSEEGRAALFAMKVLSLLSCYHYQRFSTEILTRAVLNRRSCNADLSYPLRRIFQTPDKGWDDMMQEDGEGGWEVLFFAHGLQVLRRYSLVRLAPDRLTLSMHTLVHTWAQQRMDPEARAEVCWLAGVLLSDAMTPSLILKNRRYAIGLAPHIDCCFAIVPKTRDTTQGHDNARVLGLKRGDVVVGPKNITYPVDE, from the exons ATGGTGGGGAGGCTAAGGATGTCTACTACTGAGGCCTTGAAGGCATACGACGATTGTGCTGCGAGTatcttcaacaagaagaacaggaaGACGGGGCAGGTGTCGGACAA GAAGATTCCGCAGCTCAAGGCCTTGACTAGGGATTACCTCGGTGGGGATAGT CTATTTCTCTCAGACAGATCCAAGGCGATGGGAATACCGAGCAGCTTCTTCATAGGGAGACAAGATGTGCTGAACAAAATCGATCAAGTGTTTTGCGAGCGCGACACAGGAGGAGTTCCAAGGAGGGAATTTCTTCTGTGGGGGATAGGAGGCGTTGGGAAAAGTGAAGTTGCCCTCAAGGCGGCAGAGAACCTGGATGGAAG ATTCAAATATATTTTCTACGTCGATGGGTCAGAAAGATCTACGATTATTCATTCGTACGCCGAGATTTCCAGACGATACAACTTGGGCGGTACCAATCCAGAAACAATGTTCCACATGGCACTGGAATGGATGGGGCGCTTGGCAGACGAATGGCTCTTGATTTTCGACGACTGCAACTTGA GAAAGGGCAACATCGTCTACACATCACGCTTCAATGGCCTTGAGCACAACTTCCCGGCACACCTTGTCTACCACGTTGAACCTCTGGCCGAGAGGGACGCTGTTGAACTTCTTTTGGGAGCTTCTGGTCTCTTGGATGTGACATCTGATTCAGACGAGGCTGGCCCTACGGTCCCGCCACGACGAGCTCCAACAGGCGAGGAAACAGCTCTGGCAAATGAAATTGTTCATGAGCTTAGCTGCATGCCTGTCTGCGTCGACAAAGCGGCTGCAGCTatcagagagagaggaatAGAACTGGATGTATATCTCAAGGAGTTGTGTACACAAAAGGTTCGAGTCGCTACAGACCCCCGCTTCAAGAACACAAGTGTTGAGACTCAAGCAGCGTACGCAACTCTAGAGCTATCCTACGACCAGATCACAGCCATCCGTCATCGTGCCGGGAGAAGTGAAGAAGGACGCGCGGCACTCTTCGCCATGAAGGTCTTGAGCTTGTTGTCGTGCTATCACTATCAAAGATTTTCAACGGAAATTCTGACGAGGGCGGTGTTGAATCGGCGGAGTTGCAATGCCGACCTTTCTTACCCCTTGAGGCGCATTTTTCAAACCCCAGACAAAGGTTGGGATGATATGATGCAAGAGGACGGAGAGGGGGGCTGGGAGGTTCTGTTCTTTGCTCACGGGCTTCAAGTCTTGCGACGTTACTCCTTGGTCAGGCTGGCTCCTGACCGCCTCACCCTGTCCATGCATACCCTGGTTCATACTTGGGCTCAGCAAAGGATGGATCCAGAAGCTCGTGCTGAGGTTTGCTGGCTGGCAGGGGTTTTGCTCAGCGATGCAATGACCCCATCCTTGATTTTGAAGAACCGGAGGTATGCTATCGGTCTGGCACCTCACATCGACTGTTGTTTCGCCATCGTACCAAAGACCCGGGATACTACCCAGGGACACGATAATGCCCGTGTCCTTGGTCTCAAGCGCGGCGATGTGGTAGTTGGCCCTAAAAACATAACGTATCCAGTGGACGAGTAA
- a CDS encoding hypothetical protein (COG:I; EggNog:ENOG503NXNH), whose protein sequence is MEARIFQTFTATVVNPLARHRPATNRRSPIGAEVEVHESTDTAEDAVATVRKKKRAEETDSLDDLEAEILLRHGRLARVLKDQGRNKNAKNLMNWVVQKCQEELVEDSPELLRLQNEAKAMTEPKDMDWFKRRVDIMNESDTDQSLAFFQTDAIYELFDHWCWSMYLAGRYSMAIDMYKKFIPRAVDVYGYHDPKVLKMMRRMAEAAWSADRLDDAVFIAEQCLLRTEDAYQPSHMEVILATELLATELLAKTLGKQRPGSDKEAEDMFRLALNRAQSSLPKNHPVTERIKIEFDSFKHPQEPSYLTGAKSLEERWLDLKADVKAHFAELGMLNEYALRLYDFKGLQPWRSEEEYQRRLSKFSVLARAPGKLLGIKKPVIEGLSTTITRNDHGIQPEGGASRKSSTSKGRVLIGATTISMLRTRRLEYSIV, encoded by the coding sequence ATGGAAGCCAGAATATTCCAGACGTTCACTGCAACTGTCGTCAACCCTCTCGCTCGCCACAGGCCCGCAACCAACAGACGGAGTCCCATCGGAGCAGAGGTGGAAGTTCACGAGTCTACCGACACTGCTGAAGATGCTGTGGCCACTGTCAGAAAGAAAAAACGCGCTGAAGAGACGGACTCTCTTGATGATCTCGAGGCTGAAATTCTCCTCAGGCACGGAAGGCTAGCAAGGGTACTAAAAGACCAAGGCAGAAACAAGAATGCAAAGAACTTGATGAACTGGGTCGTCCAGAAATGCCAAGAGGAACTGGTCGAGGACTCCCCCGAGCTTCTGAGACTTCAGAATGAGGCGAAGGCGATGACTGAGCCAAAGGACATGGACTGGTTCAAGAGACGCGTAGACATAATGAACGAATCCGACACCGACCAAagcctcgccttcttccaaaCTGACGCGATTTACGAGCTGTTCGATCATTGGTGCTGGTCGATGTACCTCGCCGGCCGGTATTCTATGGCGATCGATATGTACAAGAAATTCATCCCTAGGGCCGTGGATGTATATGGATATCACGACCCGAAAGTCCTGAAGATGATGCGGCGAATGGCGGAGGCGGCCTGGTCTGCCGACAGGCTGGATGATGCCGTGTTCATTGCCGAGCAATGTCTCTTGCGGACAGAAGATGCTTACCAGCCGTCACATATGGAGGTGATACTGGCCACGGAGCTACTGGCCACGGAGCTACTTGCCAAAACCCTTGGTAAGCAACGACCTGGAAGTGacaaggaggcggaggataTGTTTCGGCTTGCTCTGAACCGGGCGCAGTCCAGTCTTCCGAAGAATCACCCCGTCACTGAACGAATCAAGATAGAGTTTGATTCTTTCAAGCACCCACAAGAGCCTTCATACCTGACAGGTGCTAAGAGTCTGGAAGAGAGGTGGCTTGATCTCAAGGCTGATGTGAAGGCTCACTTTGCGGAGCTTGGGATGCTCAACGAGTACGCCTTAAGACTTTATGATTTCAAGGGCCTACAGCCATGGAGATCCGAAGAGGAGTACCAGCGAAGATTGAGCAAGTTTTCGGTGCTGGCGCGTGCTCCTGGGAAGCTATTAGGCATCAAAAAGCCGGTAATCGAAGGGCTATCCACCACCATAACGAGAAACGACCATGGAATTCAGCCTGAGGGAGGAGCCTCTCGGAAATCATCGACATCAAAGGGAAGGGTGTTGATAGGGGCGACAACGATTTCAATGCTGCGAACACGCCGATTAGAGTATAGCATAGTTTGA
- a CDS encoding hypothetical protein (COG:S; EggNog:ENOG503NYCQ) — MAFSFSFAGDDIEDDGRPLTPPPQVKKSAVASPAGAGAFPVQGKSQLPPASHDLEDMLSKLPSKIAFNLLGVDLQDGSTLQIPRRELWDVRAQLMAEDDGENPSESEAGLGEHDVKTGIYEGGFKSWESSVDMVKVLASEKPADFLNQEPCVLIELGCGTALPSLALFHWALSERKSQPRHPLVLTLADYNPSVLYLVTLPNLILAWALQQRSRVALVEEAFTPDGELDLTPEIITAFKDSLVSNQITLRFLSGAWSPEFVDTLYSSPDAPSFADNTKTLVLGSETIYSPFALERFGETLLLILERERKNRPRGSARAVIGAKKLYFGVGGSLDDFVEKMRGLGTTVNNLFEERIGVVRGVVDCQLS, encoded by the exons ATGGCCTTTTCATTCTCGTTCGCCGGCGATGATATAGAAGACGATGGTCGTCCGctcacccctccaccccaagtCAAGAAGTCAGCTGTGGCCTCGCCTGCGGGGGCCGGTGCATTTCCAGTTCAGGGCAAGTCCCAATTGccaccagccagccatgATCTCGAGGACATGCTTTCGAAGCTACCCTCCAAGATAGCCTTCAACCTGCTCGGTGTCGATCTTCAGGATGGTAGCACACTCCAAATACCAAGGCGTGAGCTCTGGGATGTGCGGGCTCAGCTGATggctgaggatgatggggagaacCCATCTGAATCAGAGGCTGGTCTTGGGGAGCACGACGTCAAGACGGGCATTTATGAGGGTGGCTTCAAGAGCTGGGAGAGCAGTGTTGATATGGTCAAGGTCTTGGCATCGGAAAAGCCGGCCGATTTTTTGAATCAAGAGCCGTGTGTCTTGATCGAG CTCGGCTGCGGCACGGCCTTGCCCTCTCTCGCACTCTTTCACTGGGCCTTGAGCGAAAGAAAGTCACAACCGAGACACCCGTTGGTTCTCACGCTTGCAGACTATAACCCCTCTGTGCTCTATCTGGTGACGTTGCCCAATCTCATCTTGGCCTGGGCTCTTCAGCAACGAAGCCGAGTAGCGCTCGTCGAAGAGGCTTTTACACCCGACGGAGAACTCGATCTGACACCGGAGATTATCACGGCTTTCAAGGACTCTCTGGTTTCCAACCAGATCACTTTGAGATTTCTTTCTGGTGCTTGGTCACCAGAGTTTGTGGATACTCTCTACAGCTCACCGGATGCCCCAAGTTTTGcggacaacaccaagactcTTGTGCTTGGTTCGGAGACTATTTACTCTCCTTTTGCCCTTGAAAGGTTCGGCGAGACTCTTCTTCTGATTCTTGAGCGAGAGCGGAAAAACAGACCAAGAGGTTCTGCCAGAGCTGTCATTGGCGCAAAGAAGCTTTACTTTGGCGTTGGAGGCTCGCTGGATGATTTTGTAGAAAAGATGAGGGGCCTTGGGACAACAGTGAACAACCTGTTTGAGGAACGCATTGGTGTTGTCAGAGGCGTCGTGGACTGCCAGCTCTCATGA
- a CDS encoding hypothetical protein (COG:I; EggNog:ENOG503NXNH), whose product MATDDEAINLLSFDGGGVRGVTSLLIIHEIMIKIKERHGLAEIPKPCDVFHMIAGTSTGGLIAIMLGRLRMSTEEALRQYDVCAENIFSSKKWANITEKFRSTPMINIIQKLVAEKDMGEMMRDPAKPAKGKAVVCAMPRKRANPKNVRRIRSFSPEKDNWDKYVKIWEAARATTAATFYFKPQPLTVSTPQGGSKIEDYIDAAFGVNNPTNELIKEAVAEFGPSRRLGCLISIGTGTKQERVISRAASGLRNVCDMWGSIFDVGMAMKDMVTNAELVHIDLEMRLRRKPDAYFRFNVPLAADKVSLAQYGKMEKLKSMTAKYLCEPEVVGNIERVADILETENAEHHLNLGALSEPSETKPDENLKANLMGEASRYFTGRNHIMGILNTFFSDREGKTVPRREFCLHGLGGVGKTQIALKAANIFRHGDPELGLPRKRRFPHILYVDGTDKTTISQSYASIARNEFGIETGGNSDQLMRQALQKMERLDEDWFLIYDNCNQEDRRELLPKGDTGNVLFTTRNRVVRQQMRDECVYDVEVLEELDAIRLLLTASGSKYADLNAWDQSIGKEIVEELGYLPLAIDQAAAYIREAPCPLDGYLEVFRKQKVELLRNPKFKGSLAQNQAVYTTFEASYKAITQLELRNKNTLGRNAGLALRALDLICFWHNENIPVNAAWWGGSSWKNRVDMDNDTPALEEHLGQLTGDRTMTWQKFFFQLREDGGDEFPSALEILERYSIITLKEERFASMHVLVHSWARDRMKEEYRAQQALVSKVLLLDSIGDTVKTTFGRIYLHSVYPHVRACLRYSTWGAKSIHLPYELFLRTKYAFILTFQKRFGEAEAEYLRIIHLSKIYIGPTTWAVQKPLCDLGKLYHEMGRLGEAELTYLECIDRYIWEKKSKAIEAEQRAKAQLAELKPTPRRKKPKKDGSDEDRPPTPPPLSEEEMAQEARWFVPEWRNTCCWQLQISNVEECLARLYYDQANNEDDLVYSQNFMTRALDRRKKILHPENMELWRTEDEHRRRTQPRDGLYWLLRAEAAMNTFMSEGEEVNFLTGDYRARLIQTTANSMVAMRRFVKYYKDDDHRPDLDFLWEDAYKLYELILWDGLIKMFGESDYRCLDVMRWMVECLIGLKRFEEAEALARRCLTSSIVGYGECHQETILSLEKLHDAIKCRLGGYDLESIYVIKEASYRSDAVFGVEHRFTKRTTKTAFHAMRNYQADLSDWVPMRQNILPDAHWEYGVVEDWEMRSKLLGERAYYREVSYTLPDPALDAELRKMTEARANPVLEETIVEGEPETAPATYFDSGQVDSTFNAITGTSKPSRGTSKSFD is encoded by the exons ATGGCAACAGACGATGAAGCAATCAATCTGCTGTCTTTTG ATGGCGGAGGTGTCCGAGGTGTCACATCACTGCTTATTATCCACGAAATCAtgatcaagatcaaggaaaGACACGGATTAGCTGAAATACCCAAGCCTTGCGATGTCTTCCACATGATAGCCGGGACCAGCACGGGAGG CCTCATTGCCATCATGCTCGGCCGGCTTCGAATGTCCACCGAGGAAGCCTTACGCCAGTACGACGTCTGTGCCGAGAATATCTTCTCGTCCAAGAAGTGGGCGAACATCACAGAAAAGTTTCGTAGCACCCCGATGATAAATATTATCCAGAAACTCGTGGCGGAGAAAGACATGGGTGAAATGATGCGCGATCCTGCAAAGCCAGCAAAGGGTAAGGCGGTGGTTTGTGCTATGCCGCGGAAGAGGGCGAACCCGAAGAATGTTCGACGGATTCGCTCCTTTTCACCCGAAAAGGATAACTG GGACAAATATGTGAAGATATGGGAGGCTGCCAGGGCCACAACGGCTGCTACATTTTACTTCAAACCACAACCACTCACAGTCTCAACACCTCAGGGTGGCTCGAAAATCGAAGACTACATTGACGCTGCTTTTGGTGTTAATAACCCTACCAACGAGCTCATCAAGGAAGCGGTTGCCGAATTTGGGCCCAGTCGACGGCTTGGTTGCTTGATCAGCATTGGGACTGGGACTAAACAGGAGCGTGTAATTTCCAGAGCTGCAAGTGGGTTGAGGAACGTCTGTGATATGTGGGGGAGTATATTTGATGTCGGGATGGCCATGAAGGACATGGTTACCAATGCCGAACTCGTGCATATCGACCTGGAAATGCGACTGAGACGAAAACCGGATGCCTACTTTCGCTTCAACGTTCCTCTTGCGGCAGACAAAGTCAGTCTGGCCCAGTATGGCAAGATGGAAAAGCTCAAATCGATGACCGCTAAGTACCTCTGCGAACCGGAGGTTGTTGGCAACATTGAGAGGGTGGCTGATATTTTGGAAACCGAGAATGCTGAACACCACCTGAACCTCGGAGCTCTAT CTGAACCAAGCGAAACAAAGCCTGACGAAAACCTAAAAGCAAACCTGATGGGTGAGGCAAGCCGGTACTTCACGGGAAGAAACCACATCATGGGGATATTGAATACATTCTTCTCCGATCGAGAAGGCAAGACCGTTCCTCGAAGAGAGTTCTGCCTCCATGGCCTTGGCGGTGTTGGGAAAACACAGATTGCGTTGAAGGCAGCCAACATATTCCGTCATGGGGATCCCGAGCTGGGCTTACCGAGGAAGCGAAGGTTCCCGCATATTCTATATGTGGACGGCACCGACAAGACAACCATCAGCCAAAGTTATGCAAGCATTGCAAGAAATGAATTTGGCATCGAGACCGGTGGCAACTCTGACCAGTTGATGAGACAAGCTCTTCAGAAAATGGAACGGCTTGACGAGGATTGGTTTCTGATTTACGACAACTGCAACCAGGAAGACCGCCGAGAGTTGCTACCAAAGGGGGACACAGGCAATGTTCTATTCACCACGAGAAACCGGGTGGTGCGACAGCAGATGCGAGATGAATGCGTCTATGATgtcgaggtgttggaggaacTGGACGCTATCCGGCTTCTCCTGACAGCCTCGGGATCAAAATACGCTGATCTGAACGCATGGGACCAGTCAATAGGCAAGGAAATCGTCGAGGAACTTGGCTATCTGCCCCTTGCCATCGACCAGGCAGCCGCGTACATTAGAGAAGCTCCATGTCCCCTTGATGGCTACCTGGAAGTATTCCGCAAGCAAAAGGTCGAACTACTCCGAAACCCAAAGTTCAAAGGCTCGCTCGCACAGAACCAGGCCGTTTACACAACATTCGAAGCATCTTACAAGGCTATTACCCAGCTTGAATTGCGCAACAAGAACACTCTGGGCAGAAATGCTGGTCTCGCTCTTAGAGCGCTCGATCTAATATGCTTTTGGCACAACGAAAATATCCCAGTCAACGCTgcttggtggggaggttcaTCGTGGAAGAACCGAGTCGATATGGATAACGACACGCCTGCGCTTGAAGAGCATTTAGGACAACTCACAGGTGACCGAACGATGACTTGGCAGAAGTTCTTCTTCCAGTTGCGTgaagatgggggtgatgaaTTCCCAAGCGCCCTCGAAATCCTCGAACGATATTCGATCATCACACTGAAGGAAGAGAGGTTTGCGTCAATGCACGTTTTAGTGCACTCCTGGGCACGAGATCGGATGAAGGAGGAATACAGAGCACAGCAAGCCTTGGTGTCGAAAGTCCTACTGTTGGATTCTATTGGAGACACCGTCAAAACTACTTTCGGACGGATTTACCTCCACTCGGTCTACCCGCATGTTCGGGCGTGTCTCAGATACTCTACATGGGGCGCCAAATCGATCCACCTACCATATGAGCTTTTCTTGAGAACCAAGTATGCATTCATTCTCACCTTTCAGAAGCGATTTGGTGAGGCCGAAGCCGAATACCTCCGCATCATTCACTTGAGCAAAATCTACATTGGGCCTACTACTTGGGCGGTTCAGAAACCCCTCTGCGATCTGGGGAAACTCTATCATGAGATGGGTCGCTTGGGCGAAGCTGAGCTAACGTATCTGGAATGCATCGATCGCTATATCTGGGAGAAGAAATCGAAGGCAATAGAAGCAGAGCAGCGTGCGAAAGCACAGCTTGCGGAGCTCAAGCCCACCCCGAGGCGCAAGAAACCCAAGAAGGACGGATCGGATGAGGATAGgccgccaacacccccaccgcTCAGCGAAGAGGAGATGGCCCAGGAAGCTCGCTGGTTCGTGCCCGAATGGCGTAACACGTGTTGTTGGCAGCTTCAGATTTCCAACGTTGAAGAGTGCCTCGCCAGGCTCTATTACGACCAGGCAAACAATGAAGATGATCTTGTATACTCACAAAATTTCATGACGAGAGCGCTGGATCGACGGAAGAAGATCCTCCACCCCGAAAATATGGAACTCTGGAGAACGGAAGATGAACATCGAAGGCGTACCCAGCCTCGCGATGGCCTCTATTGGCTGCTTCGAGCCGAAGCAGCAATGAACACCTTCATGTctgagggggaagaagtcAATTTTCTAACCGGAGACTATCGGGCCCGTCTTATCCAGACCACAGCCAACAGCATGGTTGCTATGCGACGATTTGTCAAGTATTACAAAGATGACGATCATCGGCCTGACTTGGATTTTCTCTGGGAGGATGCTTACAAATTGTACGAGCTTATACTCTGGGACGGACTTATCAAGATGTTTGGAGAGTCTGACTACAGGTGCCTCGACGTGATGCGGTGGATGGTTGAGTGCCTGATAGGCTTGAAAAGATTTGAAGAAGCGGAAGCGCTCGCCAGAAGGTGCTTGACGTCGAGCATTGTGGGCTATGGCGAATGCCACCAGGAGACGATTCTGTCCCTGGAGAAGTTGCACGATGCTATCAAATGCCGCCTGGGAGGCTACGATCTCGAGTCGATTTATGTTATCAAGGAGGCTTCGTACAGGTCAGACGCGGTTTTCGGAGTGGAGCATCGGTTCACGAAGCGAACAACTAAGACTGCCTTCCACGCCATGAGAAACTACCAAGCCGATCTTTCTGATTGGGTACCCATGAGGCAGAACATCTTGCCCGATGCGCACTGGGAGTATGGGGTGGTCGAAGACTGGGAGATGAGAAGCAAGCTATTGGGCGAACGCGCATACTACCGCGAAGTGTCGTACACATTACCCGACCCAGCGCTTGACGCAGAGCTTCGGAAGATGACAGAAGCAAGGGCAAACCCGGTTTTGGAAGAGACAATAGTGGAGGGTGAGCCAGAGACGGCACCAGCAACATATTTTGACTCGGGACAGGTTGATTCCACATTCAATGCGATCACTGGCACAAGCAAACCATCGCGAGGCACTTCGAAATCATTTGACTGA
- a CDS encoding hypothetical protein (EggNog:ENOG503NUI0; COG:Q) yields the protein MVMDSCGDRYPDRLGRDGATLNFPSLNVSYTVREQPLGTARPIRIVGIGAGASGLNVIRTLRLNLTNYEVVVYEKNIDVGGTWFENQYPGCRCDVPSHSYQFSWRPKNDWTNFFSSAEEIEDYLCQVADEEGLRGSIKTSHEVVSAVWNEGDGQWELRIRNLENGQEFEDYATFLLNGSGILNNWKWPDVQDLTAFKGTLIHTARWPKDFDHTGKTIAIIGNGSTGVQVLPALQPGAAKIHHIFRTPSWVIPPRIHAWKVMGQATEVWDKIQLDAEENFSEETIEKFKSDPEFYRDFVKRIEVEVNSAFPVVLAKSPVQAFARAKVAEYMTAMLGGNEQLCKALIPDFPLGCRRMTPGHGYLQALTKPNVEVRRTDMKRFVPEGIELASGEILKVDAIICATGFETSFCPRFPIIGRDGANLQDRWRQEIPKAYMSCAVPSLPNYFMFLGPNAPIGHGSVFTLSEHIAKYITTIIKKVQTEGIKSIAPSQAAVDDYFEHITHFMPATTWAAPGRSWFKMGREEGPVVALHPGSRIHFFHMLERFRGEDWEYEWDNARGNRFGYLGNGFSTREVGDEKGDLAWYLDEPATIS from the exons ATGGTAATGGACTCTTGCGGCGACAGATACCCGGATCGACTTGGTCGTGATGGCGCCACTCTCAACTTCCCTTCCCTCAATGTCTCCTACACTGTCCGGGAACAACCTCTCGGCACGGCACGGCCGATTCGTATTGTCGGCATTGGAGCTGGAGCGAGCGGGCTAAACGTCATCCGTACCTTGCGGCTGAATCTCACCAACTACGAAGTCGTGGTATACGAAAAGAACATCGACGTCGGTGGAACATGGTTCGAGAATCAATACCCTGGATGTCGATGCGATGTACCAAGCCACAGTTACCAGTTCTCATGGCGACCAAAAAATGACTGGACCAACTTCTTTTCTAGTGCCGAGGAAATTGAGGACTATCTTTGCCAGGTtgccgacgaggaggggCTGAGAGGGTCTATCAAGACCTCACATGAGGTGGTCTCTGCTGTTTGGAACGAAGGCGACGGTCAATGGGAGCTGAGGATACGGAACCTTGAGAATGGACAGGAATTTGAGGACTATGCTACCTTTCTACTGAATGGTTCGGGCATACTGAA CAACTGGAAGTGGCCTGATGTTCAAGACCTCACCGCTTTCAAAGGCACATTGATACACACGGCTCGTTGGCCAAAGGATTTCGACCACACAGGCAAGACGATAGCGATCATTGGCAATGGTTCAACAGGAGTTCAAGTATTGCCAGCTCTCCAGCCCGGCGCCGCCAAAATTCACCACATCTTCCGGACACCCAGTTGGGTCATACCACCAAGGATACACGCCTGGAAAGTCATGGGTCAAGCAACAGAGGTCTGGGATAAGATACAGCTCGACGCCGAGGAAAACTTCTCGGAAGAAACTATTGAAAAGTTTAAGTCGGACCCGGAGTTCTACCGGGATTTTGTCAAGAGgattgaggttgaggtcaaCAGTGCTTTCCCAGTG GTCCTTGCCAAAAGCCCAGTTCAAGCCTTCGCCCGCGCGAAGGTAGCGGAGTACATGACAGCCATGCTCGGTGGGAACGAGCAGCTCTGCAAAGCTCTCATTCCAGACTTTCCACTAGGATGCCGAAGAATGACGCCTGGCCATGGATATCTCCAAGCCCTGACAAAACCGAATGTTGAAGTCAGGAGAACGGACATGAAGCGCTTTGTACCGGAAGGCATCGAGCTTGCTTCAGGGGAGATCCTCAAAGTTGACGCCATAATCTGTGCCACGGGCTTCGAAACATCCTTTTGCCCACGATTTCCTATCATTGGACGTGATGGCGCAAATCTGCAAGATCGATGGAGACAAGAGATCCCGAAGGCGTATATGTCTTGTGCTGTTCCAAGCCTCCCAAATTACTTCA TGTTCCTTGGCCCCAACGCACCCATTGGTCACGGCTCAGTCTTCACCCTCTCGGAACACATCGCCAAgtacatcaccaccatcatcaaaaagGTCCAAACCGAAGGAATCAAATCCATCGCCCCTTCCCAAGCAGCAGTAGATGACTACTTTGAGCACATTACCCACTTCATGCCAGCCACCACTTGGGCGGCGCCGGGGAGATCATGGTTCAAGatgggaagggaggaaggaCCGGTGGTGGCGCTTCATCCGGGGAGCAGGATTCATTTCTTTCATATGCTGGAACGGTTTAGaggggaggattgggagtATGAGTGGGATAATGCGAGGGGGAACAGGTTTGGGTACTTGGGAAATGGGTTCTCGACgcgggaggtgggggatgagaagggggattTGGCTTGGTATTTGGACGAGCCGGCTACGATATCGTAG